The nucleotide sequence CCCGTCATCTGCAGGTTCCCCACGAGGACGCACTCGGCGCACAGGGTCAGGCCGTAGCTGGCATTCTCCACATTGCAGCCGCTCACGATCCGGCCGTCCGCCGTGAAGGCCGCGGCGCCCACCGGGAAGCTGGAGTAGGGCGCGTAGGCACTCTTCAAGGCCTCGAGCGCAGCACCCTCCAGGGCCGCCCAGTCGATCATGGCGCCCATTGCGCTGGCGTCGTTCTGCACGGCCGTCACCCCTTGGCGTACGGGGTGCCGCTGGCCGGCACCCGGGTGCGCAGCAGCGCACTCATGAGCCCACTTTAGTGTCCTGCCCCAAGTCCGGGTAACTCGGGCCGGCTAAACACGCCAAGCGCGAACGTACACTTGTGGCCCCTGGGAAGCGCTTCCCAAGGGCCACAACTGTACGTTCGCGCCTGTCCCTGAAGCTAGAGGTCGCGGATGGTGCGGAGCGCTGCGGCGGTCAGGACCTGGATGCCGTATCCGAGGGCACGCTCATCCAGGATGTAGTCGCCGCGGTGGAGGTCGTACTCCTCGCCGCCGGGAGTCTTGGTGCCGAGGCGCATCATGGCCCCCGGCAGCTCGGCGAGGAACCATGCGAAGTCCTCCCCGCCCATGGACTGCGGCGTCAGCACCACTGCACCCTCGCCGATCTCGGCGCGCGCCGCGGCCTCGATCAAAGCCGTCTCGTGCTCGGAGTTGACCACCGGAGGAACGCCCCGGGTGTGCTCCAGCCGGACGTCGACGCCGTAAGGGGCGGCCACCTGGTGCACCACCTCATCCAGCAGTTCGCCGGCGCTGTGCCACGCATCGCGGTCCAGGCAGCGCATGGTTCCTGCCATGTATCCGGTGCCGGGAATCGCGTTGGGTGCCGAGCCTGCGGAGATGTGCCCCCACACCACCGAGACGCCGCTGCGGACATCAACCCGGCGGGACAGGACGGCCGGCACGTTCACGGCAATCTGGGCCAGCGCGAAAACGAGGTCCTCGGTCAGGTGGGGACGCGAGGTGTGCCCGCCCCGGCCGGAGAGCTCAATCCTGATGGTGTCGGAGGCCGACGTGATGGCGCCGATGCGGGTGCCGATCTTGCCCACTTCGATGCGCGGGTCGCAGTGCAGCGCCAGGATGCGGGGCACGCCCTCCAGCACGCCCTGCTCAATGCAGGCGTGGGCGCCGCCGGGCATGGTTTCCTCGGCGGGCTGGAAGATGATGCGCACGGATCCGCCCAGCGGGGATTCCTGGTGCATGCGGTGCAGCACCAGGGCGATGCCCAGCATGGTGGTGGTGTGCACGTCGTGGCCGCAGGCGTGCGTGACGCCGTGGTTCTTCGAGGCGAACGGCAGTCCCGTTTCCTCGATGATCGGCAGGGCGTCGATGTCGCCGCGCAGCGCCGTGGCGATCGGGCCCTCCCCGATGTCCACGGTCAGGCCGGTGCCCTCCAGCCGGCGGGGCTGGAGGCCGGCGGCCTCGAGCCGCTCCACCAGCTTGTCCGTGGTCCGGAATTCCCTGAAGGACAGTTCGGGGTGCGCATGCAGGTCGCGGCGAAAATCGATCAGTTCCGGCAGCAGGGGCTCGAGCCACGGTTCCACCAGGGCGGTCGGCTCAGCTTCAGTAGTGTAATTGCGCACACCTCAACTCTAGCGATGCCGGAAAAATTAGCGGCATCGCCTTCTCCGCGTTACGCGTTCGCTGTTCCCGGTTCACCCGTCGTCGGGAACAGCAGGGCCCTAGAGGACGTCGGTGTCGCCGCTGGCCTTCAGCGCGTCCACGGCCTGCTTCACCCGCTGCGAGTGCTGCTTGGTGGTGACCAGCAGCGCATCCGGGGTGTCCACGATCACGACGTCCTTGATGCCGATCAGTGCGATTACGCGTTTGGTGTCCGAGACCACCACGCCGCTGGCGTTTTCGGTGAACACACGGGCGCCCTCGCCGAGGACGGTCACCTCGTCCACTTCCTTGGCGCTGTTCAGCCGTCCCACGGACGCGAAGTCACCGACGTCGTCCCAGCGGAAGGATCCGGGTACGACGGCGACGTCCCCGGCCGCCGCTGCAGGCTCGGCTACCGCGTAGTCGATGGCGATCTTGGGCAGCGTGGGCCAGATCCGCGCGGTGACTTCGTCACGCTGCGGCGTGTCCCACGCCTGGGCGATCTCCTGCAGGCCGTTGAACAGCTCGGGCTGGTTCGCTTCCAGGTGCTTGAGCATGAGGGAAACGGGCGCCACGAACATGCCCGCGTTCCAGACGTAGTCGCCGCTGTCCACATACTGCTGGGCAACGTCCTCGTCCGGCTTCTCCACGAACTCCACCACAGCCTGCGCGTTGGGGGCCGCCGGAATGCGCAGTGAGTCTCCTGACCGGATGTAGCCGAACCCCGTGGAGGGGTGCGTTGGCTTGATGCCGATGGTTACGATCTTGCCGGCGGCGGCGGTGTGGATGGCCTCACGGACGGTGTCCTGGAAGAGACCGTCGGGGCTGATCACGTGGTCCGCGGCGAAGGAGCCCATGATGACGTCCGGATCACGCTGGTGCAGGATGGCTGCGGCCAGGCCGATCGCGGCACCGGAGTCCTTGGGCTCGCTCTCGAGCACGAGGTCGCCGTCCTGCACCTCGGGCAGCTGGCTGCACACGGCATTGCGGTGCGCCACGCCGGTGACCACCAGGACGCGGTTTCCGGCCAGCGGTTCGAGGCGGTCGTAGGTGGCACGCAGGAGCGTGCTGCCGGACCCGGTGAGGTCGTGGAGGAATTTGGGAGCTGCTGCACGCGACAGAGGCCAGAGGCGGGTCCCCACACCACCTGCAGGAATCACAGCGATAAAACGGCTGAGAGGTGAGTCCTGGCTTGTCACTTTGTCGTTACTCATCAAGGCCTACTTTAGCCGAAGCACCTCAACGTGCCCCTTCGGCGCCCTGCCGCAGGCGAATACAGTGGCAGCAAATGTGGTGTTTGTCTCAAAATAGCCGAAAATCCGTACAGTACGTGGCGGGCAAGGACCACCTGAATTGAATAAGCTGTAAGCGAAGCCTAGATTTAGGCCTGAGCTACGAGTGCTCTCGCAGCAGGCGTTTCCCCCGGCGTGGATCCCGCGCCAGCGCCGCTGTGTTCAGGGAGGTTTATTCAGTGCCGACGAAACCAGCTGGCACCTTGTACCGCGGCCGTGAAGGCATGTGGTCCTGGGTTGGACACCGTATTACGGGTGTAGTGATCTTTTTCTTCTTGTTGGTCCATGTGCTGGACACCTCGCTGGTGAGGGTGTCGCCTGAGGCCTACACCGCCGTAATCGGTGCCTACAAGAACCCGCTGATGGCCCTGGGTGAAACGGGCCTCGTCGCAGCGATCGTGTTCCACGCCTTCAACGGCCTGCGGATCATCGCCGTCGACTTCTGGAAGAAGGGCGCCAAGTACCAGCGTCAGATGCTCTGGGTGGTACTGGGCCTGTGGGTCGTCACCATGGTCGCCTTCGCCATCCGCCACCTGTCCCTCGCGCTCGGAGGTCACTAAGCCATGTCCGCAACTGAGATCCAGTCCCCTCGCAGCGGACAGATCATCGGCAAGCCCGAGTCCGGCAGGATCG is from Arthrobacter sp. QXT-31 and encodes:
- a CDS encoding cytidine deaminase, with the translated sequence MGAMIDWAALEGAALEALKSAYAPYSSFPVGAAAFTADGRIVSGCNVENASYGLTLCAECVLVGNLQMTGGGLLRAFYCVDGGGNVLMPCGRCRQLLYEFRAPGMELMTTQGIKTMDQVLPDAFGPEHLEGSR
- a CDS encoding mannose-1-phosphate guanylyltransferase gives rise to the protein MSNDKVTSQDSPLSRFIAVIPAGGVGTRLWPLSRAAAPKFLHDLTGSGSTLLRATYDRLEPLAGNRVLVVTGVAHRNAVCSQLPEVQDGDLVLESEPKDSGAAIGLAAAILHQRDPDVIMGSFAADHVISPDGLFQDTVREAIHTAAAGKIVTIGIKPTHPSTGFGYIRSGDSLRIPAAPNAQAVVEFVEKPDEDVAQQYVDSGDYVWNAGMFVAPVSLMLKHLEANQPELFNGLQEIAQAWDTPQRDEVTARIWPTLPKIAIDYAVAEPAAAAGDVAVVPGSFRWDDVGDFASVGRLNSAKEVDEVTVLGEGARVFTENASGVVVSDTKRVIALIGIKDVVIVDTPDALLVTTKQHSQRVKQAVDALKASGDTDVL
- a CDS encoding amidohydrolase yields the protein MRNYTTEAEPTALVEPWLEPLLPELIDFRRDLHAHPELSFREFRTTDKLVERLEAAGLQPRRLEGTGLTVDIGEGPIATALRGDIDALPIIEETGLPFASKNHGVTHACGHDVHTTTMLGIALVLHRMHQESPLGGSVRIIFQPAEETMPGGAHACIEQGVLEGVPRILALHCDPRIEVGKIGTRIGAITSASDTIRIELSGRGGHTSRPHLTEDLVFALAQIAVNVPAVLSRRVDVRSGVSVVWGHISAGSAPNAIPGTGYMAGTMRCLDRDAWHSAGELLDEVVHQVAAPYGVDVRLEHTRGVPPVVNSEHETALIEAAARAEIGEGAVVLTPQSMGGEDFAWFLAELPGAMMRLGTKTPGGEEYDLHRGDYILDERALGYGIQVLTAAALRTIRDL
- the sdhC gene encoding succinate dehydrogenase, cytochrome b556 subunit; the encoded protein is MPTKPAGTLYRGREGMWSWVGHRITGVVIFFFLLVHVLDTSLVRVSPEAYTAVIGAYKNPLMALGETGLVAAIVFHAFNGLRIIAVDFWKKGAKYQRQMLWVVLGLWVVTMVAFAIRHLSLALGGH